Genomic window (Fibrobacter sp. UWH4):
ATCGTGTGCAGGTAGTTCTCCCATTCCGGGAAACCGACAAACATCTGGAGGCTGATCAGGTTCAGGTTCTTCAGGTTGTAGGGCCGCCCCCTGGAAAGGCTTGCGACCGTGTGCTTCGAGGTGTAGTACACCAGGCGGCTGTTGAACGACTCGTCCTCGATGTGCTGGACCTCCAGCACGATGCGATCCGTGCGCTGGTCCTCGGCCACGATATCCGAGACGGTGCTCTTGGTGAACGTCCCGGGAAGTTCCTTGTCCACGAAGGTGAGGTGCTCGATGCAGTTGCTCCCGTAAAGGTGAAGCGCCGCGTTGAAGAAGTCTACCGCGATCGACTCGTTCTCGGGAATCCCGAGGAGCTTCTTGATGACCGCGTCGTTGTAGATGTAGACGTACTTGTAGCGCTTGCGGTATTCCGCGATGCATGCGGAAACATCGCCACCCTGCTTGCGGGCATCGCCGATTTCACGGAGCATACCTGCGTATTGTCCCTTGTTCATAAAGGGCTCCTTGCTATTAGCGGTTTGCCCGTGTACGCCCAAAGCGCACACGAACGGTGTTTAAATGATTGTTGGTCTATGATGGAAGCCGACCGCTAGGCGAGTCGGTATATGTATCGCAGCGCATTCCGCATGGGTTTTCCAAGGCCAGGGCTTTCGC
Coding sequences:
- a CDS encoding PD-(D/E)XK nuclease family transposase, which gives rise to MNKGQYAGMLREIGDARKQGGDVSACIAEYRKRYKYVYIYNDAVIKKLLGIPENESIAVDFFNAALHLYGSNCIEHLTFVDKELPGTFTKSTVSDIVAEDQRTDRIVLEVQHIEDESFNSRLVYYTSKHTVASLSRGRPYNLKNLNLISLQMFVGFPEWENYLHTIRLKNQDNEEFYKKQTITLVEVPKFLKGGFESDNSRFAQWLRVFDGLNNERPVPVPEGSQFALLQKKAELSKFTEEFLVSEAM